One segment of Enterobacter ludwigii DNA contains the following:
- a CDS encoding protein YgfX, whose amino-acid sequence MVLWQSDLRVSWRSQWMSLLLHGLVAAFVLLMPWPLSYTPLWLLLLSFVVFDSVRSQRRIHARQGEIKLLMDSRLRWQGKEWEILGMPWMIASGMMLRLRSVDSGRRQHLWLAADSMDSAEWRDLRRMLLQQLTQE is encoded by the coding sequence GTGGTCCTGTGGCAATCTGACCTTCGCGTCTCGTGGCGCTCGCAGTGGATGTCGTTGTTGCTCCACGGCCTGGTCGCGGCCTTTGTGTTACTGATGCCGTGGCCGCTTAGCTATACGCCTCTGTGGCTGCTGTTGCTGTCGTTTGTGGTGTTTGACAGCGTGCGCAGCCAGCGCCGCATTCATGCCCGTCAGGGGGAGATCAAATTACTGATGGATTCCCGCCTGCGCTGGCAGGGAAAAGAGTGGGAAATTCTCGGTATGCCCTGGATGATCGCTTCCGGCATGATGCTGCGGCTACGTAGCGTGGACAGCGGGCGTCGCCAGCATCTGTGGCTGGCCGCGGACAGTATGGATAGCGCTGAGTGGCGGGACCTGCGTCGGATGTTATTACAACAGCTGACGCAGGAGTAA
- the gcvP gene encoding aminomethyl-transferring glycine dehydrogenase, which produces MTQTLSQLENRGAFIERHIGPDAQQQQEMLKTVGADSLNALIGQIVPKDIQLATPPQVGEATTEFAALAELKAIAGLNKRYKSYIGMGYTNVQLPPVILRNMLENPGWYTAYTPYQPEVSQGRLEALLNFQQVTLDLTGLDIASASLLDEATAAAEAMAMAKRVSKLKNANRFFVAADVHPQTLDVVRTRAETFGFDVIVDDADKVLDHQDVFGVLLQQVGTTGDVHDYSALIAELKARKVVVSVAADFMALVLLTAPGKQGADIVFGSAQRFGVPMGYGGPHAAFFAAKDEFKRSMPGRIIGVSKDAAGNTALRMAMQTREQHIRREKANSNICTSQVLLANIASLYAVFHGPVGLKRIASRIHRLADILACGLQQKGLKLRHAHYFDTLCVEVADKAAVLARADAAEINLRSDIHNAVGITLDESTTREDIVNLFNVLLGDAHGLDIDTLDKDVALDSRSIQESMLRDDAILTHPVFNRYHSETEMMRYMHSLERKDLALNQAMIPLGSCTMKLNAAAEMIPITWPEFSELHPFCPPEQAEGYHLMINQLSDWLVKLTGYDALCMQPNSGAQGEYAGLLAIRHYHESRNEGHRDICLIPSSAHGTNPASAQMAGMEVVVVACDKNGNIDLADLRAKAEQAGEKLSCIMVTYPSTHGVYEETIREVCEVVHQFGGQVYLDGANMNAQVGITSPGFIGADVSHLNLHKTFCIPHGGGGPGMGPIGVKAHLAPFVPGHSVVQIEGMLTRQGAVSAAPFGSASILPISWMYIRMMGAEGLKQASQVAILNANYIATRLKEAYPVLYTGRDGRVAHECILDIRPLKEETGISELDIAKRLIDYGFHAPTMSFPVAGTLMVEPTESESKVELDRFIDAMLAIRAEIDRVKAGEWTLADNPLVNAPHTQNELVSGWEHGYTREQAVFPAGIANKYWPTVKRLDDVYGDRNLFCSCVPMSEYQ; this is translated from the coding sequence ATGACACAGACTTTAAGCCAGCTTGAAAACCGTGGCGCCTTCATTGAACGTCACATTGGGCCGGATGCTCAGCAACAGCAGGAGATGCTGAAGACAGTTGGCGCGGATTCATTAAATGCACTGATCGGCCAAATTGTGCCAAAAGACATCCAGCTTGCCACGCCGCCTCAGGTGGGTGAAGCCACCACTGAATTCGCCGCTCTGGCGGAGCTGAAGGCGATTGCCGGCCTGAACAAGCGCTATAAGTCTTACATTGGCATGGGCTACACCAACGTGCAGTTACCTCCGGTTATTCTGCGTAATATGCTGGAAAACCCGGGCTGGTACACCGCCTACACCCCGTATCAGCCAGAAGTTTCTCAGGGCCGTCTGGAAGCGCTGCTGAACTTCCAGCAGGTTACGCTGGATTTGACCGGCCTGGATATCGCGTCCGCTTCACTGCTGGATGAAGCCACCGCCGCCGCCGAAGCAATGGCAATGGCGAAGCGCGTGAGCAAACTGAAAAATGCCAACCGCTTCTTCGTGGCAGCGGACGTGCATCCGCAAACGCTTGATGTGGTTCGTACCCGTGCCGAAACCTTTGGTTTTGACGTGATTGTCGACGACGCCGACAAAGTCCTCGATCATCAGGATGTGTTTGGCGTGCTGCTGCAACAGGTCGGCACCACCGGCGACGTTCACGACTACAGCGCACTGATTGCTGAGCTGAAGGCCCGCAAAGTGGTTGTCAGCGTCGCGGCTGATTTTATGGCGCTGGTCCTGCTGACGGCTCCAGGTAAACAGGGCGCGGATATTGTTTTCGGTTCTGCACAACGCTTTGGTGTCCCGATGGGCTACGGTGGCCCACATGCGGCGTTCTTTGCCGCAAAAGATGAATTCAAACGCTCCATGCCTGGCCGTATCATCGGCGTTTCAAAAGATGCTGCCGGTAATACCGCGCTGCGCATGGCAATGCAGACTCGCGAGCAGCATATTCGTCGCGAGAAAGCGAACTCCAACATCTGTACCTCGCAGGTCCTGCTGGCCAATATCGCCAGCCTGTACGCTGTCTTCCACGGTCCGGTTGGCCTGAAACGCATTGCCAGCCGTATTCACCGTCTGGCGGATATTCTGGCCTGTGGTCTGCAGCAGAAAGGCCTGAAACTGCGCCACGCCCATTACTTTGACACGCTGTGCGTTGAAGTGGCTGACAAAGCCGCGGTGCTGGCTCGTGCTGACGCGGCAGAGATCAACCTGCGTAGCGACATCCATAACGCGGTAGGCATTACCCTGGATGAAAGCACTACCCGCGAAGATATCGTAAACCTGTTTAACGTCTTGCTGGGCGATGCGCACGGCCTGGATATTGATACGCTCGATAAAGATGTCGCGCTCGACAGCCGCTCTATCCAGGAAAGCATGCTGCGTGATGATGCGATCCTGACTCACCCGGTGTTCAATCGCTACCACAGCGAAACCGAGATGATGCGCTATATGCACTCTCTGGAGCGCAAAGACCTGGCGCTGAACCAGGCGATGATCCCGCTGGGCTCCTGCACCATGAAGCTGAACGCTGCGGCAGAGATGATCCCAATCACCTGGCCTGAATTTTCCGAGCTGCACCCGTTCTGCCCACCAGAGCAGGCGGAAGGTTACCATCTGATGATCAACCAGCTCTCCGACTGGCTGGTGAAGCTGACCGGTTACGATGCACTCTGCATGCAGCCAAACTCCGGGGCGCAGGGGGAATACGCGGGCCTGCTGGCAATTCGTCACTATCACGAAAGCCGCAATGAAGGGCATCGCGATATCTGCCTGATCCCAAGTTCTGCGCACGGCACCAACCCGGCGTCTGCCCAGATGGCGGGTATGGAAGTGGTGGTGGTGGCTTGCGACAAGAATGGCAACATTGACCTGGCCGATCTGCGTGCGAAAGCCGAGCAGGCGGGCGAAAAACTCTCCTGCATCATGGTGACCTACCCGTCCACCCACGGTGTGTACGAAGAGACCATCCGTGAAGTGTGTGAAGTGGTCCATCAGTTCGGCGGTCAGGTTTATCTCGACGGTGCGAACATGAACGCACAGGTTGGCATTACCTCTCCGGGCTTTATCGGCGCGGATGTGTCGCACCTGAACCTGCATAAAACCTTCTGTATTCCACACGGCGGTGGTGGTCCGGGTATGGGCCCAATCGGTGTGAAAGCACACCTGGCGCCGTTTGTCCCAGGCCACAGCGTAGTGCAGATTGAAGGCATGTTGACCCGTCAGGGCGCGGTCTCTGCGGCACCGTTCGGTAGCGCCTCAATCCTGCCCATCAGCTGGATGTACATCCGCATGATGGGCGCGGAAGGGCTGAAGCAGGCAAGCCAGGTGGCTATTCTCAATGCTAACTACATCGCAACGCGTCTGAAAGAAGCGTATCCGGTGCTCTACACGGGCCGTGATGGTCGCGTGGCGCACGAGTGCATCCTCGATATCCGTCCATTGAAAGAAGAGACAGGTATCAGCGAGCTGGACATTGCTAAGCGTCTGATTGACTACGGATTCCATGCGCCAACCATGTCGTTCCCGGTGGCGGGTACGCTGATGGTTGAACCCACCGAGTCTGAAAGCAAAGTTGAGCTGGACCGCTTTATTGACGCGATGCTGGCTATCCGCGCTGAAATCGACCGCGTGAAAGCCGGTGAGTGGACGCTGGCTGATAACCCGCTGGTTAACGCACCGCACACCCAGAATGAGCTGGTCTCCGGGTGGGAGCACGGTTATACCCGTGAGCAGGCGGTGTTCCCGGCTGGCATAGCAAACAAATACTGGCCGACCGTGAAACGTCTCGATGACGTTTACGGTGACCGTAATCTGTTCTGCTCTTGTGTGCCAATGAGCGAATACCAGTAA
- the fldB gene encoding flavodoxin FldB: protein MNIGLFYGSSTCYTEMAAEKIRDIIGPELVTLHNLKDDALTLMEQYDVLILGIPTWDFGEIQEDWEAIWDQLDTLNLDGKIIAMYGMGDQLGYGEWFLDALGMLHDKLAPKGVTFIGYWPTEGYEFTSKKPIIADGQLFVGLALDETNQYDLSDERLQSWCEQILGEMAEQFS, encoded by the coding sequence ATGAATATTGGTCTGTTCTATGGTTCCAGCACCTGCTACACCGAAATGGCGGCAGAGAAAATTCGGGACATCATTGGCCCGGAACTGGTGACGTTGCATAACCTGAAAGATGACGCGCTTACGCTGATGGAGCAGTACGACGTGCTGATCCTCGGCATCCCGACCTGGGATTTTGGCGAAATACAGGAAGACTGGGAAGCCATCTGGGACCAGCTTGATACGCTTAACCTCGACGGCAAAATCATTGCCATGTACGGCATGGGAGATCAGCTGGGTTACGGTGAGTGGTTCCTGGACGCACTCGGCATGCTGCACGACAAACTGGCACCGAAGGGCGTCACGTTTATCGGTTACTGGCCAACCGAAGGGTACGAGTTCACCAGTAAGAAACCGATTATTGCCGATGGGCAGCTGTTTGTCGGGCTGGCACTGGATGAAACCAACCAGTACGATCTCAGCGATGAGCGCCTGCAAAGCTGGTGTGAGCAGATTCTGGGCGAAATGGCAGAACAGTTCAGCTAA
- a CDS encoding MurR/RpiR family transcriptional regulator, whose protein sequence is MFTHAAIASLNNLEMMVYNYVIKNRDKVMYMTIRELADAAGVSTTTILRFCRKLNCEGYSEFRVRFKLYLEQNEPQQANFGASEIISFFKGVNNEEFDALLDEAVDIILSSERIIFVGAGTSGSLAKYGARFFSNIGKFSNHIDDPYFPVTNDMAKNALAIVLSVSGETEEILRFASQFSLHRCKVLSITSHEHSRLAKLADFNLSWHVPQTRIGGVYDITTQIPVIYILESLGRKLAKKLTE, encoded by the coding sequence ATGTTCACCCACGCCGCCATTGCCAGTCTCAATAATCTGGAAATGATGGTCTACAACTATGTCATTAAAAATCGTGACAAAGTCATGTACATGACCATCCGCGAGCTGGCGGATGCGGCCGGCGTCTCAACGACCACTATCCTGCGCTTTTGCCGCAAACTCAACTGCGAAGGCTACTCTGAATTCCGCGTGCGCTTTAAGCTCTATTTAGAGCAGAACGAACCTCAGCAGGCAAATTTTGGTGCCAGTGAAATTATCAGCTTCTTTAAAGGCGTTAATAACGAAGAGTTCGATGCTTTATTAGATGAGGCGGTCGATATTATTTTATCTTCCGAACGTATTATATTTGTCGGCGCGGGCACGTCTGGCTCGCTGGCAAAATATGGCGCACGCTTCTTTTCGAATATCGGTAAATTCAGCAACCACATCGACGATCCTTATTTCCCGGTCACCAATGATATGGCTAAAAACGCGCTGGCGATTGTGCTGTCGGTATCCGGTGAAACGGAAGAGATCCTGCGCTTTGCCAGCCAGTTTAGCCTGCATCGCTGCAAAGTGCTCTCCATTACCAGCCACGAGCACTCGCGCCTGGCAAAGCTCGCGGACTTTAACCTCTCCTGGCATGTCCCTCAGACACGGATAGGCGGCGTGTACGATATCACCACACAAATACCCGTCATCTATATTCTCGAATCGCTTGGCCGGAAACTGGCGAAGAAACTGACAGAATAA
- a CDS encoding SDR family oxidoreductase, whose amino-acid sequence MAIALVTGASRGIGKATALQLAREGYTVAVNYHHNIKAATDVITMITDAGGTAFAVRADISDEAQVLAMFDSIDREAGPLTALVNNAGILFEQSTIEHLSAERINRVLATNVTGYFLCCREAVKRMSFRHGGKGGAIVNVSSAASRLGAPGEYVDYAASKGAVDSLTTGLSLEVAAQGIRVNCVRPGLIYTEIHASGGEPGRVDRVKSMLPMQRGGQPEEVAQAIVWLLSEKASYVTGSFIELAGGK is encoded by the coding sequence ATGGCAATTGCACTGGTCACCGGCGCCAGCCGCGGTATTGGTAAAGCCACCGCGCTGCAGCTGGCGCGCGAAGGCTACACCGTGGCGGTGAACTATCACCACAACATTAAAGCCGCGACGGATGTGATCACGATGATTACCGACGCGGGGGGCACCGCGTTTGCCGTGCGTGCAGATATCAGTGATGAAGCTCAGGTGCTGGCGATGTTCGACAGTATCGATCGTGAAGCCGGACCGCTTACCGCACTGGTGAACAACGCCGGGATCCTGTTTGAACAATCCACGATTGAACACCTCTCCGCTGAACGGATCAACCGCGTGTTAGCCACGAACGTGACCGGTTATTTCCTCTGCTGCCGTGAAGCGGTAAAACGCATGTCGTTCAGACATGGTGGCAAAGGCGGCGCGATCGTGAACGTGTCATCCGCGGCATCGCGCCTCGGTGCTCCGGGTGAATATGTGGATTACGCCGCGTCCAAAGGTGCTGTTGATTCGTTGACGACGGGATTATCGCTGGAAGTGGCAGCGCAAGGGATCCGCGTAAACTGCGTGCGTCCCGGGCTGATTTACACCGAGATCCATGCATCTGGCGGTGAGCCGGGCCGGGTGGATAGGGTCAAATCCATGCTGCCTATGCAGCGTGGCGGTCAGCCGGAAGAGGTGGCGCAGGCGATTGTCTGGCTGCTGAGCGAGAAAGCCTCGTATGTGACGGGAAGTTTTATTGAACTGGCGGGTGGGAAATAA
- the sdhE gene encoding FAD assembly factor SdhE — translation MDINNKARIHWACRRGMRELDISIMPFFEYEYDSLSDDDKRLFVRLLESDDPDLFNWLMNHGKPADTELQRMVQLIQTRNQERGPVAI, via the coding sequence ATGGATATTAACAACAAGGCCCGTATTCACTGGGCGTGCCGTCGCGGCATGCGTGAACTTGATATTTCCATCATGCCTTTCTTCGAATATGAGTATGACAGCTTAAGCGATGATGATAAGCGTCTGTTTGTTCGCCTGCTTGAGTCTGACGATCCTGATTTATTTAACTGGCTGATGAATCACGGCAAACCCGCCGACACCGAGTTGCAACGGATGGTGCAATTAATTCAAACACGGAATCAGGAACGTGGTCCTGTGGCAATCTGA
- the bglA gene encoding 6-phospho-beta-glucosidase BglA, whose amino-acid sequence MKKLTLPKDFLWGGAVAAHQVEGGWNKGGKGPSICDVLTGGAHGVPREITQEVVPGKYYPNHEAIDFHGHYKEDIKLFAEMGFKCFRTSIAWTRIFPKGDETQPNEEGLKFYDDMFDELLKYNIEPVITLSHFEMPLHLVQEYGGWTNRKVVDFFVRFAEVVFERYKNKVKYWMTFNEINNQRNWRAPLFGYCCSGVVYTEHDNPEETMYQVLHHQFVASALAVKAARRINPEMKVGCMLAMVALYPFSCKPEDVMFAQESMRERYVFTDVQLRGYYPSYVLNEWERRGFTIHMEAGDEEILREGTCDYLGFSYYMTNAVKAEGGTGDAISGFEGSVPNPHVKASDWGWQIDPVGLRYSLCELYERYQKPLFIVENGFGAYDKVEEDGSINDDYRIDYLRAHVEEMMKAVTYDGVDLMGYTPWGCIDCVSFTTGQYSKRYGFIYVNKHDDGTGDMSRSRKKSFNWYKDVIASNGETL is encoded by the coding sequence ATGAAAAAACTTACCCTACCAAAAGACTTTTTATGGGGCGGCGCAGTGGCCGCTCACCAGGTTGAAGGCGGCTGGAACAAAGGCGGTAAAGGGCCGAGCATCTGCGATGTCTTAACGGGCGGTGCGCACGGCGTGCCGCGCGAAATCACGCAGGAAGTCGTGCCGGGGAAATACTATCCGAACCACGAAGCTATCGACTTCCATGGCCATTACAAAGAAGACATCAAACTGTTTGCTGAGATGGGCTTCAAATGTTTCCGCACCTCTATCGCCTGGACGCGTATCTTCCCGAAAGGGGATGAAACACAGCCGAATGAAGAAGGCCTGAAGTTCTACGACGACATGTTCGATGAGCTGCTGAAATACAATATTGAACCGGTCATCACCCTCTCCCACTTCGAAATGCCGCTGCACCTGGTGCAGGAGTACGGCGGCTGGACCAACCGTAAAGTGGTGGATTTCTTTGTGCGCTTCGCGGAAGTGGTGTTTGAGCGCTACAAAAATAAGGTCAAATACTGGATGACCTTTAACGAGATCAACAACCAGCGTAACTGGCGTGCGCCGCTGTTTGGCTACTGCTGCTCAGGCGTGGTTTATACCGAGCATGACAATCCGGAAGAGACCATGTACCAGGTGCTGCACCACCAGTTCGTTGCCAGCGCGCTGGCGGTGAAAGCGGCGCGTCGCATTAACCCGGAAATGAAAGTCGGCTGTATGCTGGCAATGGTGGCGCTCTATCCGTTCTCCTGTAAACCAGAGGACGTGATGTTTGCACAGGAATCCATGCGTGAACGCTATGTCTTTACCGATGTCCAGCTGCGCGGTTACTACCCATCCTATGTGCTTAATGAATGGGAACGCCGTGGCTTCACCATCCATATGGAAGCGGGTGACGAGGAGATCCTGCGTGAAGGCACCTGTGACTATCTGGGCTTCAGCTATTACATGACCAACGCCGTGAAAGCGGAAGGCGGTACTGGCGATGCTATCTCAGGCTTTGAAGGCAGCGTACCGAACCCGCATGTGAAAGCCTCTGACTGGGGCTGGCAGATTGACCCGGTGGGTCTGCGCTATTCCCTGTGCGAACTGTACGAGCGTTATCAGAAACCGCTGTTTATCGTGGAAAACGGCTTTGGCGCCTATGACAAAGTAGAAGAAGACGGCAGCATCAACGATGACTACCGCATCGACTACCTGCGTGCGCACGTGGAAGAGATGATGAAAGCCGTCACGTATGATGGCGTGGATCTGATGGGTTATACCCCGTGGGGCTGCATCGACTGCGTGTCGTTCACTACCGGCCAGTACAGCAAGCGCTACGGCTTTATTTATGTGAACAAGCACGACGACGGTACCGGCGATATGTCACGCTCGCGGAAAAAGAGCTTTAACTGGTACAAAGACGTGATTGCCAGCAACGGCGAGACGCTTTAA
- the xerD gene encoding site-specific tyrosine recombinase XerD yields MEKDLALIEQFLDALWLEKNLAENTLSAYRRDLTMLVEWLAHRGLSLANAQSDDLQALLGERMEGGYKATSSARLLSAMRRLFQHLNREKIREDDPSALLASPKLPQRLPKDLSEAQVERLLQSPAVDLPLELRDKAMLELLYATGLRVSELVGLTMSDISLRQGVVRVIGKGNKERLVPLGEEAVYWLETYLEHGRPWLLNGASIDVLFPSQRAQQMTRQTFWHRIKHYATLAGIDSEKLSPHVLRHAFATHLLNHGADLRVVQMLLGHSDLSTTQIYTHVATERLRQLHQQHHPRA; encoded by the coding sequence GTGGAAAAGGATCTCGCACTCATCGAACAGTTTCTCGATGCACTGTGGCTGGAGAAGAACCTGGCCGAGAATACGCTCAGTGCCTACCGGCGCGATCTCACCATGCTGGTGGAGTGGCTGGCGCACCGTGGGCTGTCGCTGGCGAACGCCCAAAGCGACGACCTGCAGGCGCTGCTGGGCGAGCGGATGGAAGGGGGCTACAAGGCCACCAGTTCCGCACGTTTGCTCAGCGCAATGCGTCGGCTGTTCCAGCACCTCAACCGTGAAAAAATTCGCGAAGACGATCCCAGCGCGCTCCTGGCCTCCCCGAAACTCCCGCAGCGGCTGCCGAAAGATCTCAGCGAAGCACAAGTTGAGAGATTATTACAGTCACCCGCAGTTGACCTGCCGCTGGAGTTACGCGATAAAGCCATGCTTGAGCTATTGTATGCTACCGGTTTGCGTGTTTCTGAACTGGTCGGCCTGACGATGAGCGACATTAGCCTTCGTCAGGGCGTGGTTCGCGTAATCGGTAAAGGAAACAAGGAAAGGCTGGTGCCGCTGGGTGAAGAGGCGGTGTACTGGCTGGAAACGTATCTGGAGCACGGTCGTCCATGGTTGCTTAATGGCGCTTCAATCGACGTCTTGTTCCCCAGCCAGCGCGCACAACAGATGACGCGGCAAACGTTCTGGCATCGCATCAAACATTACGCCACACTGGCGGGTATCGACAGTGAAAAGCTTTCGCCACACGTTTTGCGTCATGCCTTTGCGACGCATCTGCTGAACCACGGCGCCGACCTGCGCGTGGTGCAGATGCTGCTGGGACACAGCGATCTTTCCACGACCCAAATTTATACCCATGTCGCGACGGAACGGCTGCGGCAGCTACACCAACAGCACCACCCACGAGCGTGA
- the dsbC gene encoding bifunctional protein-disulfide isomerase/oxidoreductase DsbC — translation MKKSFALFTLLAASFTGFAHADDAAIKQSLAKLGVTSSDIQSAPVAGMKTVLTNSGVLYVTEDGKHIIQGPMYDVSGAQPVNVTNQLLMKNLNALEKEMIVYKAAQEKHVITVFTDITCGYCHKLHEEMKDYNALGITVRYLAFPRAGVESKPEQDMKAIWCAKDRNKAFDDAMNGKGVQPASCDIDIANHYALGVQFGVNGTPAIVLSNGYVVPGYQGPKEMKEFLDAHQKQFGGK, via the coding sequence ATGAAAAAGTCTTTCGCGCTGTTCACCCTGCTGGCAGCCTCATTTACCGGTTTTGCCCATGCGGATGACGCCGCTATCAAACAGTCTCTGGCGAAGCTTGGCGTCACCAGCAGTGATATCCAGTCTGCACCGGTTGCCGGCATGAAAACGGTTCTGACGAACAGCGGCGTGCTGTACGTGACCGAGGACGGAAAACACATTATTCAGGGCCCAATGTACGACGTGAGCGGTGCACAGCCGGTCAACGTAACCAACCAGCTGCTGATGAAAAACCTGAATGCGCTCGAAAAAGAGATGATCGTTTATAAAGCGGCGCAGGAAAAACACGTCATTACCGTCTTCACCGACATCACCTGTGGCTACTGCCATAAGCTGCATGAAGAGATGAAAGATTACAACGCGCTGGGGATCACCGTGCGTTATCTGGCCTTCCCGCGCGCGGGCGTTGAGAGCAAGCCAGAGCAGGATATGAAAGCTATCTGGTGTGCGAAAGACCGCAACAAAGCCTTTGATGACGCGATGAATGGCAAAGGCGTGCAGCCTGCATCCTGCGACATTGATATCGCTAACCACTACGCGCTGGGTGTGCAGTTTGGCGTGAACGGTACGCCAGCGATTGTCCTGAGCAATGGCTATGTTGTTCCGGGTTATCAGGGACCTAAAGAGATGAAAGAGTTCCTCGACGCGCACCAGAAACAGTTTGGTGGTAAATAA
- the ygfZ gene encoding tRNA-modifying protein YgfZ, whose translation MAFTPFSPRQPAASARLPLTLITLDDWALATLTGADSEKYLQGQVTADVSQMDEHQHLLVAHCDPKGKMWSNLRLFRRQEGFAFIERRSLRDAQLTELKKYAVFSKVTIAADDEHVLLGVAGFQARAALKNLFSELPDAQKQVVSEGATSILWFEHPAERFLLVTDTATAERVTEALRGEAQFNNSQQWLALNIEAGLPVIDAANSGQFIPQATNLQALGGISFKKGCYTGQEMVARAKFRGANKRALWTLTGHASRVPDAGEDLELKMGENWRRTGTVLAAVQLDDGRLLVQAVMNNDMEADSVFRVRDDANTLSIEPLPYSLEE comes from the coding sequence ATGGCCTTTACACCATTTTCTCCTCGCCAGCCCGCCGCCTCTGCGCGTCTGCCGCTGACGCTTATTACTCTTGATGACTGGGCGCTGGCGACACTCACCGGTGCAGACAGCGAAAAATACCTGCAGGGCCAGGTAACCGCCGACGTCAGCCAGATGGACGAACATCAGCATCTGCTGGTCGCACACTGCGATCCAAAAGGGAAGATGTGGAGCAACCTGCGCCTGTTCCGTCGTCAGGAGGGTTTTGCCTTCATTGAGCGCCGCAGCCTGCGGGACGCGCAGCTCACCGAGCTGAAAAAATACGCGGTCTTCTCAAAAGTCACTATCGCCGCGGATGATGAACACGTTCTGCTGGGCGTGGCAGGCTTCCAGGCCCGTGCGGCGCTGAAAAATCTGTTCAGTGAACTCCCGGATGCCCAGAAACAGGTCGTCAGCGAAGGCGCAACGTCTATCCTGTGGTTTGAACACCCGGCGGAACGCTTTCTGTTAGTCACGGATACCGCGACCGCCGAACGCGTCACCGAGGCGCTGCGTGGTGAAGCCCAGTTTAATAACAGCCAACAGTGGCTGGCGCTGAACATTGAAGCCGGTCTGCCGGTGATTGACGCCGCAAACAGCGGGCAGTTCATTCCTCAGGCCACCAACCTGCAGGCGCTGGGTGGCATTAGCTTTAAGAAAGGGTGCTATACCGGCCAGGAGATGGTGGCACGCGCCAAATTCCGCGGAGCCAACAAACGCGCACTGTGGACCCTGACGGGCCACGCCAGCCGCGTGCCTGACGCTGGTGAAGATTTAGAGCTGAAGATGGGCGAGAACTGGCGCCGTACCGGCACGGTGTTAGCCGCAGTTCAACTGGATGATGGCCGCCTTCTGGTTCAGGCCGTCATGAACAACGATATGGAAGCCGACAGCGTGTTCCGCGTGCGTGACGATGCCAATACGCTGAGCATTGAGCCACTGCCGTATTCGCTGGAAGAGTAA
- the trhA gene encoding PAQR family membrane homeostasis protein TrhA has product MVSRPLIAQGYSLAEEIANSISHGIGLVFGIVGLVLLLVQAVDTNASAMAITSYSLYGGSMILLFLASTLYHAIPHQRAKIWLKKFDHCAIYLLIAGTYTPFLLVGLNSPLSRGLMIVIWSLALLGILFKLTIAHRFKVLSLVTYLTMGWLSLIVVYQLAIKLAVGGVTLLAVGGIVYSLGVIFYVCKRIPYNHAIWHGFVLGGSVCHFLAIYLYVGQV; this is encoded by the coding sequence ATGGTGAGCAGACCATTAATTGCACAGGGATATTCGCTGGCTGAGGAAATAGCCAACAGTATTAGCCACGGTATTGGCCTGGTTTTTGGGATTGTCGGTTTAGTGTTATTGCTGGTGCAGGCGGTGGATACGAATGCCAGCGCAATGGCCATTACCAGCTACAGTCTGTATGGCGGGAGTATGATCCTGCTGTTCCTGGCGTCGACGCTGTACCACGCTATCCCGCATCAACGGGCCAAGATCTGGCTCAAGAAATTCGACCACTGCGCTATCTATCTTCTTATTGCAGGTACCTACACGCCTTTCCTGCTGGTGGGTCTTAACTCGCCGCTGTCGCGTGGCCTGATGATTGTTATCTGGAGCCTGGCGCTGCTGGGGATCCTGTTTAAGCTGACCATTGCGCACCGGTTTAAGGTGCTGTCGCTGGTGACCTATCTCACGATGGGCTGGCTTTCGCTGATTGTGGTTTATCAACTGGCGATCAAGCTGGCGGTAGGGGGCGTGACGCTTCTGGCCGTTGGGGGCATCGTCTACTCGCTGGGCGTCATTTTCTATGTCTGCAAGCGTATCCCGTACAATCATGCTATCTGGCATGGGTTTGTGCTGGGCGGTAGCGTGTGCCACTTTTTAGCGATTTATCTCTATGTGGGGCAGGTTTAA